In Leptospira ellinghausenii, the following proteins share a genomic window:
- a CDS encoding MBL fold metallo-hydrolase: MIVQLYGVRGSIASPLRNQDYRKKIIEILDLYKQSGAVGSVDEFWQNLPYHLKFVTGSDTTCVSVTDDDGQTYVLDMGTGLRNLGDELVSEYFTNQLKKTVSFFITHTHWDHIQGLPFFKPIYFPDFHLHFYSPYADLEKRLQRQQEPEFFPVPLDGTGSAKEFKLFFPGDVLEFPSGLKVECYPLKHPGGSFAYKFTNRAGKIFIFATDAEFTGADMDLIHDCLPFFADADLLILDTQYTLDESFSKFDWGHTAYTMSVNCASSWRVKNLVLTHHEPSYSDEKIYDIYENAKLHQQQLGEKKLKIHLAREGLRFHL; this comes from the coding sequence GTGATTGTGCAACTCTACGGAGTCCGCGGTTCCATTGCGAGCCCACTCCGAAACCAAGACTACCGCAAAAAGATAATCGAGATTCTGGACCTCTACAAACAATCAGGGGCTGTGGGATCTGTGGATGAGTTTTGGCAAAATCTTCCCTACCACTTAAAATTTGTCACAGGATCTGACACAACCTGTGTTTCGGTGACTGATGATGATGGGCAAACCTATGTTTTGGATATGGGGACTGGACTTCGCAATTTAGGTGATGAACTTGTTTCTGAATATTTCACAAACCAATTGAAAAAAACGGTCTCCTTTTTTATCACACACACCCATTGGGATCATATCCAAGGCCTTCCTTTTTTTAAGCCTATTTATTTCCCAGACTTCCATTTGCATTTTTATTCTCCTTATGCTGATTTAGAAAAACGATTACAAAGACAACAAGAACCAGAATTTTTTCCTGTCCCACTGGACGGAACTGGTTCAGCCAAAGAGTTCAAACTCTTTTTCCCTGGGGATGTTTTGGAATTTCCATCAGGTCTCAAAGTAGAGTGTTACCCTCTAAAACACCCAGGTGGGTCGTTTGCGTATAAATTCACAAACCGTGCCGGTAAAATTTTTATCTTTGCTACGGATGCAGAATTTACGGGAGCTGATATGGACCTCATCCACGACTGTTTGCCTTTTTTTGCGGATGCAGACTTACTCATTTTAGATACGCAATACACCTTGGATGAATCCTTTTCCAAATTTGATTGGGGCCACACGGCTTATACGATGTCCGTAAATTGTGCTTCTTCTTGGCGTGTGAAAAACTTAGTGCTCACTCACCATGAACCAAGTTACTCTGATGAAAAAATTTATGATATTTATGAAAACGCAAAACTCCACCAGCAGCAGTTAGGCGAGAAGAAATTGAAAATTCATTTAGCAAGAGAAGGACTTAGATTCCACTTATAA